In Metarhizium brunneum chromosome 3, complete sequence, a genomic segment contains:
- the spe2 gene encoding S-adenosylmethionine decarboxylase proenzyme yields MVNLSVPKNYTFSPSSATPHLTINHNVAADLDSSNAFEGPEKLLEVWFASGPTALPSSAAPNGLKSVPADTWVGMLDMVNCKILSVLESDDVDAYLLSESSMFVFPHKLILKTCGTTTLLLGLQRLLHIAAVNAGFPFHNADSVNDVRAAATPYRVFYSRKNFLFPDEQKGPHRSWKQEVKYLDDTLEGGGSAYMVGKMNGDHWYLYITSPNQTLTPPLTPDSEINCQPTPAMTISSNGGSSAGGSYSQNDETLEILMTDLDPENAKQFFLSHASAVASDKLAAEAKNARKKAQDSVDCLTAATPEEIDVFGHCDEGDFETAKAQVTEELTTEGHALGSVVSESCGLNDVYPTSVYPDARVDSYLFSPCGFSANGVVPAPPSAEDDTAGATHYFTVHVTPEPGFSFASFETNVPGGQKGRTTAEIIEHVVNIFRPGRFSVTLFEAKGRGANPYGMGDGTFKSLSMQRLVDPVRGYRRVDRIVHDFEDYDLVFRFYEREDWLGDKAARVGEIE; encoded by the coding sequence ATGGTCAACCTTTCGGTGCCCAAGAACTATACATTCTCTCCGTCCTCGGCTACGCCGCATTTGACCATCAATCACAATGTTGCTGCGGATCTGGATTCCAGCAATGCCTTTGAAGGGCCCgagaagctgctggaggTGTGGTTTGCCTCTGGGCCTACAGCTCTGCCCAGCTCTGCTGCACCCAATGGCTTGAAGAGCGTCCCTGCGGACACTTGGGTTGGTATGTTGGACATGGTCAATTGCAAGATTCTGTCTGTGCTCGAGTCCGATGACGTCGATGCCTATTTGCTCTCCGAATCCAGCATGTTTGTCTTCCCCCACAAGCTTATCCTCAAGACATGCGGAACCAccacccttcttcttggcctccagCGTCTGCTTCACATTGCCGCCGTCAATGCCGGGTTCCCCTTCCACAATGCCGACTCGGTCAACGACGTTCGGGCCGCGGCCACGCCCTACCGTGTGTTCTACAGTCGCAAGAACTTCTTGTTCCCCGATGAGCAGAAAGGCCCTCACCGGAGCTGGAAGCAAGAAGTCAAGTATCTGGATGACACGCTCGAGGGAGGTGGCAGCGCCTATATGGTGGGCAAGATGAATGGGGATCACTGGTACCTCTACATCACTTCGCCCAATCAAACGCTTACTCCTCCCCTGACACCGGACTCGGAGATCAATTGCCAGCCAACCCCTGCCATGACCATCTCTTCCAATGGCGGGAGCTCTGCTGGTGGCTCCTACAGCCAGAATGACGAGACGTTGGAGATTCTCATGACCGATCTTGACCCCGAAAACGCCAAGCAGTTTTTCTTGTCACACGCGAGTGCGGTCGCGAGTGATAagcttgctgctgaggcgAAAAATGCACGCAAAAAGGCACAGGATAGCGTCGACTGTCTTACTGCCGCTACCCCCGAGGAAATTGATGTATTTGGGCACTGCGACGAGGGAGATTTCGAGACTGCCAAGGCCCAAGTCACTGAGGAGCTCACAACCGAGGGCCACGCTCTTGGCTCAGTCGTCTCGGAAAGCTGCGGACTCAACGACGTTTATCCCACGTCTGTCTACCCCGATGCCCGTGTGGACTCGTATCTCTTCAGCCCCTGCGGATTTTCTGCCAATGGCGTGGTTCCCGCTCCGCCatccgccgaggacgacacGGCTGGAGCAACTCACTACTTCACCGTGCACGTTACGCCCGAGCCAGGCTTCTCCTTTGCATCCTTTGAGACCAACGTGCCCGGGGGGCAAAAGGGTCGCACCACAGCCGAGATTATCGAGCACGTGGTCAACATCTTCCGCCCCGGCCGATTCAGCGTCACGCTGttcgaggccaagggccGCGGCGCCAATCCTTACGGCATGGGCGACGGCACATTCAAGAGCCTCTCCATGCAGCGCCTCGTCGACCCCGTCCGCGGCTACCGGCGTGTGGATCGCATCGTGCACGACTTTGAAGACTATGACTTGGTCTTTCGATTCTATGAGCGCGAGGACTGGCTGGGCGACAAGGCTGCTCGCGTGGGCGAAATCGAGTGA
- the NOP10 gene encoding H/ACA ribonucleoprotein complex subunit NOP10, with the protein MHLMYTLDAGGNRLYTLKKVAHGQVTKSAHPARFSPDDKWSRQRVTMKKRFGLLLTQLKEE; encoded by the exons atgCATCTCATGTACaccctcgacgccggcggcaaccGCCTGTACACCCTGAAGAAGGTGGCCCACGGGCAAGTCACCAAGTCGGCGCACCCGGCTCGCTTCTCGCCCGACGACAAGTGGTCGCGGCAGAGGGTCACCATGAAGAAGCGGTTCGGCCTGCTTCTCACGCAGCTGA AGGAGGAGTAG
- the nob1 gene encoding 20S-pre-rRNA D-site endonuclease nob1, translated as MATPPAEPSAPQPTALKPIHSLVLDTGPLIKNDPSVSALLSQAEKLYTIPSVIPEIRDPATRARVETTLLPFVTVRAPGPASIKFVTDFARRTGDLAVLSRPDIEVIALGYELECERNGGDWRLRNTPVQKRLNGRPKEAETQADAEDSPKDDLGNLAAPPAAEGDETESPALEDKLDGLSLQSTENATPAEEEAAAGEPSSTTDAPAANPDIPETQEDSDDEGWITPSNLKRHQAAESAGSTPSQPAQKTLQAAILTSDYAMQNVALRININLVTPSFSRITHLKNWVLRCHGCFAITKDMEKQFCPKCGQPTLTRASCSTDQHGNFQVHLKKNFQWNKRGNVYSVPKAVHGSANGRLPKGAGGKNGWGRDLVLAEDQKEYVRASEEHKRQRNKDVMDEDYLPGILSGKRSGGAAKVRVGAGRNVNSKRKH; from the coding sequence atggccacccCGCCCGCAGAGCCCTCTGCTCCGCAGCCCACGGCCCTCAAGCCCATCCACAGCCTGGTCCTTGATACAGGCCCGTTGATCAAAAACGACCCCTCGGTCAGCGCACTCCTCTCGCAGGCCGAAAAACTATACACGATTCCGTCCGTCATCCCCGAAATCAGGGACCCCGCCACCCGCGCGCGAGTCGAGACGACACTCCTGCCGTTTGTTACTGTTCGAGCACCCGGCCCCGCGAGCATAAAGTTTGTGACAGACTTTGCGAGGCGGACGGGCGATTTGGCGGTGCTGAGCAGGCCTGATATCGAGGTCATCGCACTCGGGTATGAGCTTGAGTGTGAGAGAAATGGCGGCGACTGGAGGCTGAGGAACACGCCCGTCCAGAAGCGGTTGAATGGGCGGCCAAAAGAGGCGGAGACCCAGGCTGATGCTGAAGATTCGCCAAAGGATGACCTTGGAAATCTGGCAGCCCCTCCAGCGGCAGAAGGTGACGAGACAGAGTCGCCGGCGCTGGAGGACAAGCTAGACGGTCTAAGTTTGCAGTCAACAGAAAATGCCACCCCAGCCGAGGAGGAAGCCGCAGCAGGAGAACCATCATCTACTACCGACGCGCCAGCCGCCAATCCAGACATCCCAGAAACGCAAGAAGACTCCGACGACGAAGGCTGGATCACGCCGTCCAACCTGAAAAGACACCAAGCTGCCGAATCGGCCGGCAGCACGCCGTCCCAGCCGGCGCAAAAGACGCTGCAGGCGGCCATCCTCACGTCCGATTACGCCATGCAAAACGTCGCCCTccgcatcaacatcaacctCGTCACGCCGTCCTTCTCGCGCATCACCCACCTCAAGAACTGGGTGCTCCGCTGCCACGGCTGCTTCGCCATCACCAAAGACATGGAGAAGCAGTTCTGCCCCAAGTGCGGCCAGCCCACGCTCACGCGCGCCAGCTGCTCGACCGACCAGCACGGCAACTTCCAGGTCCACCTCAAGAAGAACTTCCAGTGGAACAAGCGCGGCAACGTCTACAGCGTCCCCAAGGCGGTCCACGGCTCCGCCAACGGGCGGCTGCCCAAGGGTGCCGGCGGCAAGAACGGCTGGGGCCGGGACCTGGTTCTCGCCGAGGACCAAAAGGAGTACGTCAGGGCCAGCGAGGAGCACAAGAGGCAGCGCAACAAGGACGTCATGGACGAGGATTACCTGCCGGGCATTCTGAGCGGGAAAAGGTCAGGCGGGGCGGCAAAAGTACGCGTCGGGGCGGGCAGAAATGTGAATTCAAAGAGGAAGCATTAA